The Meles meles chromosome 6, mMelMel3.1 paternal haplotype, whole genome shotgun sequence genome has a window encoding:
- the HACD3 gene encoding very-long-chain (3R)-3-hydroxyacyl-CoA dehydratase 3, with amino-acid sequence MENQVLTPHVYWAQRHRELYLRVELSDVQNPAISITENVLHFKAQGHGAKGDNVYEFHLEFLDLVKPEPVYKLTQRQVNITVQKKVSQWWERLTKQEKRPLFLAPDFDRWLDESDAEMELRAKEEERLNKLRIESQGSPETLTSLKKGYLFMYNLVQFLGFSWIFVNMTVRFFILGKESFYDTFHTLADMMYFCQMLSAVEMINAAIGVTKSPVLPSLLQLCGRNFILFIIFGTMEEMQNKAVVFFVFYSWSAIEIFRYPFYMLSCIDMDWKVLTWLRYTVWIPLYPLGCLAEAVSVIQSIPVFNETGRFSFTLPYPVKIKVRFSFFLQIYLILLFLGLYINFRHLYKQRRRRYGQKKKKVH; translated from the exons AATCCTGCCATCAGCATCACTGAAAATGTGCTGCATTTCAAAG CTCAGGGACACGGCGCCAAAGGAGACAACGTCTATGAATTTCACTTGGAGTTCTTAGACCTTGTGAAACCAGAG CCGGTTTACAAACTCACCCAGAGGCAGGTAAACATTACAGTACAGAAGAAGGTGAGTCAGTGGTGGGAGAGACTCACTAAGCAGGAAAAACGTCCACTGTTTTTGGCTCCTGACTTCGATCGCTGGCTGGACGAGTCTGATGCAGAAatggagctcagagccaag GAAGAAGAACGCCTAAATAAACTAAGAATTGAAAGCCAAGGCTCCCCTGAAA CTCTTACAAGCTTGAAGAAAGGATACCTGTTCATGTACAATCTCGTGCAGTTCTTGGGATTCTCCTGGATCTTTGTCAACATGACTGTGCGGTTCTTTATTTTGGGAAAAG AGTCCTTCTATGACACATTCCATACCTTGGCCGACATGATGTATTTCTGCCAGATGCTGTCAGCTGTGGAAATGATCAATGCAGCGATTGGTGTCACTAAGTCACCTGTGTTGCCTTCTCTTCTCCAG CTGTGTGgaagaaatttcattttgtttatcatcTTTGGCACCATGGaagaaatgcaaaacaaagctgtggttttctttgtgttttattcaTGGAGCGCAATTGAAATTTTCAG GTACCCCTTCTACATGCTTTCCTGCATTGACATGGATTGGAAGGTGCTCACGTGGCTTCGTTACACTGTGTGGATTCCCTTGTATCCTCTGGGATGTTTGGCAGAAG CTGTCTCAGTTATCCAGTCCATTCCAGTATTCAACGAAACAGGAAGATTCAGTTTCACATTGCCATATCCAGTGAAAATCAAAgttagattttccttttttcttcagatttatcttatcttattatttttag ggtTGTACATAAATTTCCGTCACCTTTATAAACAGCGCAGGCGGCGTTatggacaaaaaaagaaaaaggtccaCTAA